From a single Sander vitreus isolate 19-12246 chromosome 4, sanVit1, whole genome shotgun sequence genomic region:
- the LOC144516740 gene encoding phosphatidylinositol 5-phosphate 4-kinase type-2 gamma-like isoform X3 — protein MSSPGATFNPLNTLAPKSKTKKKHFVQQKVEVFRASDPVLSVLMWGVNHSINDLSQVPVPVMLLPDDFKASTKIKVSNHLFNKDDGVQKAILSRENLPGQFKFKDYCPQVFRNLREHFGIEDQDYQVSLARSPPLKDEEGQRGKLMLTSYDRTLVVKEISSEEVEEVHGILSEYHQGSLVSREASFKEKVKELPTYKDVDFRNNMQKVYVSDEAKEKVVEKLNRDIEFLVRMRFMDYSLLLGIHDVERAERQEEEEEEEEEEEEIESSYEEEKEDENSMAPEGIGGYMNSFKPMGPGEFDPYVDVYAIQSAVDAPQREVYFMGLIDVLTQYDTKKKAAHAAKAVKHGAGAEISTVHPEQYAKRFREFITKIFA, from the exons ATGTCTTCTCCAGGTGCCACCTTCAACCCTCTGAACACTCTGGCGCCCAAAAGCAAGACAAAGAAGAAACACTTTGTGCAGCAGAAAGTGGAGGTTTTCCGAGCCAGTGACCCCGTGTTGAGCGTGCTGATGTGGGGAGTCAATCACTCG ATTAATGACCTGAGCCAGGTGCCTGTACCTGTCATGCTGCTTCCAGACGACTTCAAAGCCAGTACCAAGATCAAAGTCAGCAACCACCTCTTCAACAA AGACGATGGTGTGCAGAAGGCAATATTGTCAAG AGAGAATCTTCCAGGACAGTTCAAATTCAAAGACTACTGTCCGCAGGTGTTCAGAAACCTGCGAGAGCACTTCGGAATCGAGGACCAAGATTACCAG GTGTCTCTGGCCCGTAGTCCTCCATTAAAAGACGAGGAGGGACAACGCGGGAAGCTGATGCTGACATCATATGACCGTACTTTGGTAGTAAAAGAAATCTCCAGTGAGGAAGTGGAGGAAGTGCACGGCATCCTCTCTGAGTATCACCAG GGGTCCCTGGTGTCTCGTGAGGCAAGTTTTAAAGAGAAG GTGAAGGAGCTGCCCACTTATAAAGATGTAGACTTCAGGAATAACATGCAAAAAGTTTATGTGAGCGACGAGGCGAAGGAGAAGGTTGTTGAAAAGCTCAACAGAGATATCGAG TTTCTGGTGCGTATGAGGTTCATGGACTACAGCCTGTTGCTGGGTATCCATGATGTGGAGCGGGCTGagaggcaggaggaggaggaggaggaggaggaggaggaggaggagatagaGTCGTCCTAtgaagaggaaaaggaggatgAAAACAGCATGGCACCTGAGGGTATCGGTGGCTACATGAACTCCTTCAAACCCATGGGTCCTGGCGAGTTTGACCCTTACGTGGATGTGTACGCTATTCAGAGCGCTGTAG ATGCACCCCAGAGGGAGGTGTATTTTATGGGTCTGATTGACGTGCTGACACAGTATGACACCAAGAAGAAAGCTGCTCACGCTGCTAAGGCTGTCAAGCATGGG GCAGGAGCTGAAATCTCAACAGTTCATCCAGAGCAGTACGCTAAACGTTTCCGGGAGTTCATCACTAAGATCTTTGCCTAG
- the LOC144516740 gene encoding phosphatidylinositol 5-phosphate 4-kinase type-2 gamma-like isoform X2, whose amino-acid sequence MSSPGATFNPLNTLAPKSKTKKKHFVQQKVEVFRASDPVLSVLMWGVNHSINDLSQVPVPVMLLPDDFKASTKIKVSNHLFNKENLPGQFKFKDYCPQVFRNLREHFGIEDQDYQVSLARSPPLKDEEGQRGKLMLTSYDRTLVVKEISSEEVEEVHGILSEYHQHIVTCHGSTLLPQFLAMYRVSVESEDTYLLVMRNMFSHRLHLHRKYDLKGSLVSREASFKEKVKELPTYKDVDFRNNMQKVYVSDEAKEKVVEKLNRDIEFLVRMRFMDYSLLLGIHDVERAERQEEEEEEEEEEEEIESSYEEEKEDENSMAPEGIGGYMNSFKPMGPGEFDPYVDVYAIQSAVDAPQREVYFMGLIDVLTQYDTKKKAAHAAKAVKHGAGAEISTVHPEQYAKRFREFITKIFA is encoded by the exons ATGTCTTCTCCAGGTGCCACCTTCAACCCTCTGAACACTCTGGCGCCCAAAAGCAAGACAAAGAAGAAACACTTTGTGCAGCAGAAAGTGGAGGTTTTCCGAGCCAGTGACCCCGTGTTGAGCGTGCTGATGTGGGGAGTCAATCACTCG ATTAATGACCTGAGCCAGGTGCCTGTACCTGTCATGCTGCTTCCAGACGACTTCAAAGCCAGTACCAAGATCAAAGTCAGCAACCACCTCTTCAACAA AGAGAATCTTCCAGGACAGTTCAAATTCAAAGACTACTGTCCGCAGGTGTTCAGAAACCTGCGAGAGCACTTCGGAATCGAGGACCAAGATTACCAG GTGTCTCTGGCCCGTAGTCCTCCATTAAAAGACGAGGAGGGACAACGCGGGAAGCTGATGCTGACATCATATGACCGTACTTTGGTAGTAAAAGAAATCTCCAGTGAGGAAGTGGAGGAAGTGCACGGCATCCTCTCTGAGTATCACCAG CACATCGTCACCTGCCACGGCAGTACGCTGCTCCCTCAGTTCCTGGCCATGTACAGAGTCAGTGTGGAGAGCGAGGACACCTACTTGTTAGTTATGAGGAACATGTTCAGCCACAGACTGCACTTACACAGGAAGTATGACCTCAAG GGGTCCCTGGTGTCTCGTGAGGCAAGTTTTAAAGAGAAG GTGAAGGAGCTGCCCACTTATAAAGATGTAGACTTCAGGAATAACATGCAAAAAGTTTATGTGAGCGACGAGGCGAAGGAGAAGGTTGTTGAAAAGCTCAACAGAGATATCGAG TTTCTGGTGCGTATGAGGTTCATGGACTACAGCCTGTTGCTGGGTATCCATGATGTGGAGCGGGCTGagaggcaggaggaggaggaggaggaggaggaggaggaggaggagatagaGTCGTCCTAtgaagaggaaaaggaggatgAAAACAGCATGGCACCTGAGGGTATCGGTGGCTACATGAACTCCTTCAAACCCATGGGTCCTGGCGAGTTTGACCCTTACGTGGATGTGTACGCTATTCAGAGCGCTGTAG ATGCACCCCAGAGGGAGGTGTATTTTATGGGTCTGATTGACGTGCTGACACAGTATGACACCAAGAAGAAAGCTGCTCACGCTGCTAAGGCTGTCAAGCATGGG GCAGGAGCTGAAATCTCAACAGTTCATCCAGAGCAGTACGCTAAACGTTTCCGGGAGTTCATCACTAAGATCTTTGCCTAG
- the LOC144516740 gene encoding phosphatidylinositol 5-phosphate 4-kinase type-2 gamma-like isoform X4, whose amino-acid sequence MLLPDDFKASTKIKVSNHLFNKDDGVQKAILSRENLPGQFKFKDYCPQVFRNLREHFGIEDQDYQVSLARSPPLKDEEGQRGKLMLTSYDRTLVVKEISSEEVEEVHGILSEYHQHIVTCHGSTLLPQFLAMYRVSVESEDTYLLVMRNMFSHRLHLHRKYDLKGSLVSREASFKEKVKELPTYKDVDFRNNMQKVYVSDEAKEKVVEKLNRDIEFLVRMRFMDYSLLLGIHDVERAERQEEEEEEEEEEEEIESSYEEEKEDENSMAPEGIGGYMNSFKPMGPGEFDPYVDVYAIQSAVDAPQREVYFMGLIDVLTQYDTKKKAAHAAKAVKHGAGAEISTVHPEQYAKRFREFITKIFA is encoded by the exons ATGCTGCTTCCAGACGACTTCAAAGCCAGTACCAAGATCAAAGTCAGCAACCACCTCTTCAACAA AGACGATGGTGTGCAGAAGGCAATATTGTCAAG AGAGAATCTTCCAGGACAGTTCAAATTCAAAGACTACTGTCCGCAGGTGTTCAGAAACCTGCGAGAGCACTTCGGAATCGAGGACCAAGATTACCAG GTGTCTCTGGCCCGTAGTCCTCCATTAAAAGACGAGGAGGGACAACGCGGGAAGCTGATGCTGACATCATATGACCGTACTTTGGTAGTAAAAGAAATCTCCAGTGAGGAAGTGGAGGAAGTGCACGGCATCCTCTCTGAGTATCACCAG CACATCGTCACCTGCCACGGCAGTACGCTGCTCCCTCAGTTCCTGGCCATGTACAGAGTCAGTGTGGAGAGCGAGGACACCTACTTGTTAGTTATGAGGAACATGTTCAGCCACAGACTGCACTTACACAGGAAGTATGACCTCAAG GGGTCCCTGGTGTCTCGTGAGGCAAGTTTTAAAGAGAAG GTGAAGGAGCTGCCCACTTATAAAGATGTAGACTTCAGGAATAACATGCAAAAAGTTTATGTGAGCGACGAGGCGAAGGAGAAGGTTGTTGAAAAGCTCAACAGAGATATCGAG TTTCTGGTGCGTATGAGGTTCATGGACTACAGCCTGTTGCTGGGTATCCATGATGTGGAGCGGGCTGagaggcaggaggaggaggaggaggaggaggaggaggaggaggagatagaGTCGTCCTAtgaagaggaaaaggaggatgAAAACAGCATGGCACCTGAGGGTATCGGTGGCTACATGAACTCCTTCAAACCCATGGGTCCTGGCGAGTTTGACCCTTACGTGGATGTGTACGCTATTCAGAGCGCTGTAG ATGCACCCCAGAGGGAGGTGTATTTTATGGGTCTGATTGACGTGCTGACACAGTATGACACCAAGAAGAAAGCTGCTCACGCTGCTAAGGCTGTCAAGCATGGG GCAGGAGCTGAAATCTCAACAGTTCATCCAGAGCAGTACGCTAAACGTTTCCGGGAGTTCATCACTAAGATCTTTGCCTAG
- the LOC144516740 gene encoding phosphatidylinositol 5-phosphate 4-kinase type-2 gamma-like isoform X1, which translates to MSSPGATFNPLNTLAPKSKTKKKHFVQQKVEVFRASDPVLSVLMWGVNHSINDLSQVPVPVMLLPDDFKASTKIKVSNHLFNKDDGVQKAILSRENLPGQFKFKDYCPQVFRNLREHFGIEDQDYQVSLARSPPLKDEEGQRGKLMLTSYDRTLVVKEISSEEVEEVHGILSEYHQHIVTCHGSTLLPQFLAMYRVSVESEDTYLLVMRNMFSHRLHLHRKYDLKGSLVSREASFKEKVKELPTYKDVDFRNNMQKVYVSDEAKEKVVEKLNRDIEFLVRMRFMDYSLLLGIHDVERAERQEEEEEEEEEEEEIESSYEEEKEDENSMAPEGIGGYMNSFKPMGPGEFDPYVDVYAIQSAVDAPQREVYFMGLIDVLTQYDTKKKAAHAAKAVKHGAGAEISTVHPEQYAKRFREFITKIFA; encoded by the exons ATGTCTTCTCCAGGTGCCACCTTCAACCCTCTGAACACTCTGGCGCCCAAAAGCAAGACAAAGAAGAAACACTTTGTGCAGCAGAAAGTGGAGGTTTTCCGAGCCAGTGACCCCGTGTTGAGCGTGCTGATGTGGGGAGTCAATCACTCG ATTAATGACCTGAGCCAGGTGCCTGTACCTGTCATGCTGCTTCCAGACGACTTCAAAGCCAGTACCAAGATCAAAGTCAGCAACCACCTCTTCAACAA AGACGATGGTGTGCAGAAGGCAATATTGTCAAG AGAGAATCTTCCAGGACAGTTCAAATTCAAAGACTACTGTCCGCAGGTGTTCAGAAACCTGCGAGAGCACTTCGGAATCGAGGACCAAGATTACCAG GTGTCTCTGGCCCGTAGTCCTCCATTAAAAGACGAGGAGGGACAACGCGGGAAGCTGATGCTGACATCATATGACCGTACTTTGGTAGTAAAAGAAATCTCCAGTGAGGAAGTGGAGGAAGTGCACGGCATCCTCTCTGAGTATCACCAG CACATCGTCACCTGCCACGGCAGTACGCTGCTCCCTCAGTTCCTGGCCATGTACAGAGTCAGTGTGGAGAGCGAGGACACCTACTTGTTAGTTATGAGGAACATGTTCAGCCACAGACTGCACTTACACAGGAAGTATGACCTCAAG GGGTCCCTGGTGTCTCGTGAGGCAAGTTTTAAAGAGAAG GTGAAGGAGCTGCCCACTTATAAAGATGTAGACTTCAGGAATAACATGCAAAAAGTTTATGTGAGCGACGAGGCGAAGGAGAAGGTTGTTGAAAAGCTCAACAGAGATATCGAG TTTCTGGTGCGTATGAGGTTCATGGACTACAGCCTGTTGCTGGGTATCCATGATGTGGAGCGGGCTGagaggcaggaggaggaggaggaggaggaggaggaggaggaggagatagaGTCGTCCTAtgaagaggaaaaggaggatgAAAACAGCATGGCACCTGAGGGTATCGGTGGCTACATGAACTCCTTCAAACCCATGGGTCCTGGCGAGTTTGACCCTTACGTGGATGTGTACGCTATTCAGAGCGCTGTAG ATGCACCCCAGAGGGAGGTGTATTTTATGGGTCTGATTGACGTGCTGACACAGTATGACACCAAGAAGAAAGCTGCTCACGCTGCTAAGGCTGTCAAGCATGGG GCAGGAGCTGAAATCTCAACAGTTCATCCAGAGCAGTACGCTAAACGTTTCCGGGAGTTCATCACTAAGATCTTTGCCTAG